The following proteins are co-located in the Helicoverpa armigera isolate CAAS_96S chromosome 23, ASM3070526v1, whole genome shotgun sequence genome:
- the LOC110374034 gene encoding cyclic nucleotide-gated cation channel beta-1 isoform X5 gives MVDDVKDITETAESKASQEALDRARLARERREAEQRKRLDELRAHAAAAQAQREKRDEDRRRRQAEQRAKDDERRIQVNHTAVEERKRAIWEASISRREALLQRERDRTERLERQRAARSAPRPAFAFGSSTPRLLEPVDSAGFFWAARRAASTTNVMFASAPLTRRASALQLDTSDTDNKAGAVMFMSFYEPERTAPVVWSSVARRRTDLVPTVPAPRAPGRAYSMTRLDRLPAARPLHSASPSMHHLNRAQPRSGDTTPGSRPGSALSGAVPRRNVAAPRKPRPASIAGTGVNTPRADGMCLGGGDTLAQSAATTPSVSRDGTSLAGGDTVPRRAHTTPRRPRPASLHASAKPAVPPVAPGEGKPPVHRKPKPSKDHDKAGRGKSVSASPGRTLSPSPNVSKEPSVDKDVAKPAGVAGEVDAAEVTHKLQALQVHDTHTSEKENEIKETTTVVEVKQETKIEQQVTEDTKPEALASDRPEHKDKRDDKDEKKEPSVEKTEDNEMTASMSRRITTEEQAKAALAERRRRAREELERQAELERQRLQREAEEEAERQRQEEERQRREEEEARELARLQRQMDEEKLRKAIEAQQQLEREEAERKAREEAEKQARLKEEEEKRKAAEEAEKLRREEAEREEKERLARKQRVEAIMARTRLRKQAEEDKNKQAAAPAPTETSEPAAPTAATEPAPAAPAPVAPAPAEPAPVAPAPVEAAVPAPVAPASVEAPAAAAPVPDNGNVNSTADLLGLDFSQPQQPAPVEVTNSTESAHSTNNGNVTADLLGLSEQRPTEDKPAEQTTNKLPNNDNAITNTPSEANNGNITNIGHISANFIQTERLSNENQKLADVPKLLEDDFTTHNGHGAAHSHPLTLQNAI, from the exons GTTGAAGAACGCAAGCGCGCGATATGGGAGGCATCAATATCGCGCCGCGAGGCGTTGCTGCAACGGGAACGCGATCGGACGGAGCGGTTGGAGCGACAGCGGGCCGCTCGCTCCGCTCCCCGGCCGGCGTTCGCTTTCGGCTCGTCCACACCTCGGCTATTGGAGCCGGTAGACTCGGCTGGTTTCTTCTGGGCCGCGCGCAG GGCGGCATCAACAACAAATGTGATGTTTGCGTCTGCGCCGCTCACGAGACGCGCTTCCGCGTTGCAGCTGGATACCTCAGACACTGATAATAAAG CCGGAGCTGTGATGTTCATGAGTTTCT ACGAACCCGAGCGCACAGCCCCGGTGGTGTGGTCGTCCGTGGCCCGGCGGCGCACGGACCTGGTGCCCACAGTGCCGGCCCCGCGCGCGCCAGGTAGGGCCTACTCCATGACGCGGCTGGACCGCCTGCCCGCCGCGCGCCCGCTGCACTCCGCCTCGCCGTCCATGCATCACCTCAACAGGGCCC AGCCGCGGTCGGGCGACACGACGCCGGGCTCGCGGCCAGGCAGCGCGCTATCGGGCGCCGTGCCGCGACGCAACGTCGCCGCTCCGCGCAAGCCGAGACCCGCCTCCATTGCTGGTACCGGCGTTAATACGCCTAGAG CTGATGGTATGTGCTTAGGAGGTGGTGACACGTTGGCGCAGAGCGCGGCGACGACGCCCAGCGTGTCGCGTGACGGCACGTCACTGGCGGGCGGCGACACCGTGCCGCGCCGCGCCCACaccacgccgcgccgcccgcgccccgcgtCCCTGCATGCCAGTGCTAAGCCCG CAGTGCCGCCAGTCGCGCCGGGCGAGGGCAAGCCGCCTGTACACAGAAAGCCAAAGCCATCCAAAGATCACGATAAG GCGGGTCGCGGCAAGTCGGTGTCGGCGTCGCCGGGCCGCACGCTGTCGCCGTCGCCCAACGTCTCCAAAGAGCCCAGCGTCGACAAGGACGTTGCGAAG CCGGCGGGTGTGGCAGGCGAGGTGGACGCGGCGGAGGTGACGCACAAGCTGCAGGCGCTGCAGGTGCACGACACGCACACTAGCGAGAAG GAAAACGAAATCAAAGAAACAACAACCGTAGTAGAAGTTAAGCAGGAAACGAAAATCGAGCAACAAGTTACAGAAGATACGAAACCCGAGGCTCTAGCGAGCGACAGGCCCGAACACAAAGACAAGAGGGACGACAAGGACGAGAAGAAGGAACCCTCCGTCGAAAAGACTGAAGATAATGAGATGACTG CGTCGATGTCTCGTCGCATCACGACGGAGGAGCAGGCGAAGGCGGCGCTGGCCGAGCGACGCCGCCGCGCGCGCGAGGAGCTCGAGCGACAGGCTGAGCTCGAGAGGCAGCG ACTACAGCGTGAAGCCGAGGAGGAGGCGGAGCGGCAACGACAGGAGGAGGAGCGGCAGCGGCGCGAGGAGGAGGAGGCGCGGGAGCTGGCGCGGCTGCAGAGACAGATGGACGAGGAGAAGCTCAGGAAGGCTATCGAG GCTCAACAACAACTCGAACGCGAAGAAGCGGAACGCAAAGCCCGCGAAGAAGCAGAGAAGCAAGCGCGACTCAAAGAAGAAGAGGAGAAGAGGAAGGCCGCTGAAGAGGCGGAGAAGTTGCGCCGCGAGGAGGCCGAGCGGGAGGAGAAGGAGAGGCTCGCCAGGAAGCAGAGAGTCGAGGCTATCATGGCCAGGACTAGGCTTAGGAAG cAAGCAGAAGAAGACAAGAACAAGCAAGCCGCCGCGCCTGCACCTACAGAAACATCCGAACCTGCTGCACCCACAGCCGCCACAGAACCCGCGCCTGCAGCACCCGCGCCCGTAGCACCTGCACCTGCAGAACCGGCCCCTGTAGCACCTGCGCCTGTAGAGGCCGCAGTACCCGCGCCCGTGGCACCTGCGTCAGTAGAAGCCCCCGCGGCCGCGGCACCTGTGCCTGATAATGGCAATGTGAATTCAACGGCTGATTTGCTCGGATTAGACTTCTCGCAG CCGCAACAGCCAGCACCCGTGGAAGTCACGAACTCGACGGAGAGTGCACACAGCACCAACAACGGCAACGTCACTGCCGACCTACTGGGGCTGTCCGAACAACGACCC ACTGAGGACAAACCCGCAGAGCAGACGACGAACAAACTCCCAAACAACGACAACGCCATCACCAACACGCCAAGCGAGGCCAACAACGGCAACATCACCAACATTGGCCACATATCCGCCAACTTCATACAAACCGAACGTTTGTCCAACGAGAACCAAAAGTTGGCCGATGTACCGAAGCTTCTAGAAGATGATTTCACCACGCACAACGGTCACGGCGCCGCCCACAGCCACCCGCTGACGCTGCAGAATGCGATCTAA
- the LOC110374034 gene encoding cyclic nucleotide-gated cation channel beta-1 isoform X3, which yields MVDDVKDITETAESKASQEALDRARLARERREAEQRKRLDELRAHAAAAQAQREKRDEDRRRRQAEQRAKDDERRIQVNHTAVEERKRAIWEASISRREALLQRERDRTERLERQRAARSAPRPAFAFGSSTPRLLEPVDSAGFFWAARSTNPIDQMNFFESLAASTTNVMFASAPLTRRASALQLDTSDTDNKAGAVMFMSFYEPERTAPVVWSSVARRRTDLVPTVPAPRAPGRAYSMTRLDRLPAARPLHSASPSMHHLNRAQPRSGDTTPGSRPGSALSGAVPRRNVAAPRKPRPASIAGTGVNTPRGGGDTLAQSAATTPSVSRDGTSLAGGDTVPRRAHTTPRRPRPASLHASAKPAVPPVAPGEGKPPVHRKPKPSKDHDKAGRGKSVSASPGRTLSPSPNVSKEPSVDKDVAKPAGVAGEVDAAEVTHKLQALQVHDTHTSEKENEIKETTTVVEVKQETKIEQQVTEDTKPEALASDRPEHKDKRDDKDEKKEPSVEKTEDNEMTASMSRRITTEEQAKAALAERRRRAREELERQAELERQRLQREAEEEAERQRQEEERQRREEEEARELARLQRQMDEEKLRKAIEAQQQLEREEAERKAREEAEKQARLKEEEEKRKAAEEAEKLRREEAEREEKERLARKQRVEAIMARTRLRKQAEEDKNKQAAAPAPTETSEPAAPTAATEPAPAAPAPVAPAPAEPAPVAPAPVEAAVPAPVAPASVEAPAAAAPVPDNGNVNSTADLLGLDFSQPQQPAPVEVTNSTESAHSTNNGNVTADLLGLSEQRPTEDKPAEQTTNKLPNNDNAITNTPSEANNGNITNIGHISANFIQTERLSNENQKLADVPKLLEDDFTTHNGHGAAHSHPLTLQNAI from the exons GTTGAAGAACGCAAGCGCGCGATATGGGAGGCATCAATATCGCGCCGCGAGGCGTTGCTGCAACGGGAACGCGATCGGACGGAGCGGTTGGAGCGACAGCGGGCCGCTCGCTCCGCTCCCCGGCCGGCGTTCGCTTTCGGCTCGTCCACACCTCGGCTATTGGAGCCGGTAGACTCGGCTGGTTTCTTCTGGGCCGCGCGCAG TACCAACCCCATAGATCAGATGAACTTTTTTGAATCACT GGCGGCATCAACAACAAATGTGATGTTTGCGTCTGCGCCGCTCACGAGACGCGCTTCCGCGTTGCAGCTGGATACCTCAGACACTGATAATAAAG CCGGAGCTGTGATGTTCATGAGTTTCT ACGAACCCGAGCGCACAGCCCCGGTGGTGTGGTCGTCCGTGGCCCGGCGGCGCACGGACCTGGTGCCCACAGTGCCGGCCCCGCGCGCGCCAGGTAGGGCCTACTCCATGACGCGGCTGGACCGCCTGCCCGCCGCGCGCCCGCTGCACTCCGCCTCGCCGTCCATGCATCACCTCAACAGGGCCC AGCCGCGGTCGGGCGACACGACGCCGGGCTCGCGGCCAGGCAGCGCGCTATCGGGCGCCGTGCCGCGACGCAACGTCGCCGCTCCGCGCAAGCCGAGACCCGCCTCCATTGCTGGTACCGGCGTTAATACGCCTAGAG GAGGTGGTGACACGTTGGCGCAGAGCGCGGCGACGACGCCCAGCGTGTCGCGTGACGGCACGTCACTGGCGGGCGGCGACACCGTGCCGCGCCGCGCCCACaccacgccgcgccgcccgcgccccgcgtCCCTGCATGCCAGTGCTAAGCCCG CAGTGCCGCCAGTCGCGCCGGGCGAGGGCAAGCCGCCTGTACACAGAAAGCCAAAGCCATCCAAAGATCACGATAAG GCGGGTCGCGGCAAGTCGGTGTCGGCGTCGCCGGGCCGCACGCTGTCGCCGTCGCCCAACGTCTCCAAAGAGCCCAGCGTCGACAAGGACGTTGCGAAG CCGGCGGGTGTGGCAGGCGAGGTGGACGCGGCGGAGGTGACGCACAAGCTGCAGGCGCTGCAGGTGCACGACACGCACACTAGCGAGAAG GAAAACGAAATCAAAGAAACAACAACCGTAGTAGAAGTTAAGCAGGAAACGAAAATCGAGCAACAAGTTACAGAAGATACGAAACCCGAGGCTCTAGCGAGCGACAGGCCCGAACACAAAGACAAGAGGGACGACAAGGACGAGAAGAAGGAACCCTCCGTCGAAAAGACTGAAGATAATGAGATGACTG CGTCGATGTCTCGTCGCATCACGACGGAGGAGCAGGCGAAGGCGGCGCTGGCCGAGCGACGCCGCCGCGCGCGCGAGGAGCTCGAGCGACAGGCTGAGCTCGAGAGGCAGCG ACTACAGCGTGAAGCCGAGGAGGAGGCGGAGCGGCAACGACAGGAGGAGGAGCGGCAGCGGCGCGAGGAGGAGGAGGCGCGGGAGCTGGCGCGGCTGCAGAGACAGATGGACGAGGAGAAGCTCAGGAAGGCTATCGAG GCTCAACAACAACTCGAACGCGAAGAAGCGGAACGCAAAGCCCGCGAAGAAGCAGAGAAGCAAGCGCGACTCAAAGAAGAAGAGGAGAAGAGGAAGGCCGCTGAAGAGGCGGAGAAGTTGCGCCGCGAGGAGGCCGAGCGGGAGGAGAAGGAGAGGCTCGCCAGGAAGCAGAGAGTCGAGGCTATCATGGCCAGGACTAGGCTTAGGAAG cAAGCAGAAGAAGACAAGAACAAGCAAGCCGCCGCGCCTGCACCTACAGAAACATCCGAACCTGCTGCACCCACAGCCGCCACAGAACCCGCGCCTGCAGCACCCGCGCCCGTAGCACCTGCACCTGCAGAACCGGCCCCTGTAGCACCTGCGCCTGTAGAGGCCGCAGTACCCGCGCCCGTGGCACCTGCGTCAGTAGAAGCCCCCGCGGCCGCGGCACCTGTGCCTGATAATGGCAATGTGAATTCAACGGCTGATTTGCTCGGATTAGACTTCTCGCAG CCGCAACAGCCAGCACCCGTGGAAGTCACGAACTCGACGGAGAGTGCACACAGCACCAACAACGGCAACGTCACTGCCGACCTACTGGGGCTGTCCGAACAACGACCC ACTGAGGACAAACCCGCAGAGCAGACGACGAACAAACTCCCAAACAACGACAACGCCATCACCAACACGCCAAGCGAGGCCAACAACGGCAACATCACCAACATTGGCCACATATCCGCCAACTTCATACAAACCGAACGTTTGTCCAACGAGAACCAAAAGTTGGCCGATGTACCGAAGCTTCTAGAAGATGATTTCACCACGCACAACGGTCACGGCGCCGCCCACAGCCACCCGCTGACGCTGCAGAATGCGATCTAA
- the LOC110374034 gene encoding ensconsin isoform X7, protein MVDDVKDITETAESKASQEALDRARLARERREAEQRKRLDELRAHAAAAQAQREKRDEDRRRRQAEQRAKDDERRIQVNHTAVEERKRAIWEASISRREALLQRERDRTERLERQRAARSAPRPAFAFGSSTPRLLEPVDSAGFFWAARRAASTTNVMFASAPLTRRASALQLDTSDTDNKDEPERTAPVVWSSVARRRTDLVPTVPAPRAPGRAYSMTRLDRLPAARPLHSASPSMHHLNRAQPRSGDTTPGSRPGSALSGAVPRRNVAAPRKPRPASIAGTGVNTPRADGMCLGGGDTLAQSAATTPSVSRDGTSLAGGDTVPRRAHTTPRRPRPASLHASAKPAVPPVAPGEGKPPVHRKPKPSKDHDKAGRGKSVSASPGRTLSPSPNVSKEPSVDKDVAKPAGVAGEVDAAEVTHKLQALQVHDTHTSEKENEIKETTTVVEVKQETKIEQQVTEDTKPEALASDRPEHKDKRDDKDEKKEPSVEKTEDNEMTASMSRRITTEEQAKAALAERRRRAREELERQAELERQRLQREAEEEAERQRQEEERQRREEEEARELARLQRQMDEEKLRKAIEAQQQLEREEAERKAREEAEKQARLKEEEEKRKAAEEAEKLRREEAEREEKERLARKQRVEAIMARTRLRKQAEEDKNKQAAAPAPTETSEPAAPTAATEPAPAAPAPVAPAPAEPAPVAPAPVEAAVPAPVAPASVEAPAAAAPVPDNGNVNSTADLLGLDFSQPQQPAPVEVTNSTESAHSTNNGNVTADLLGLSEQRPTEDKPAEQTTNKLPNNDNAITNTPSEANNGNITNIGHISANFIQTERLSNENQKLADVPKLLEDDFTTHNGHGAAHSHPLTLQNAI, encoded by the exons GTTGAAGAACGCAAGCGCGCGATATGGGAGGCATCAATATCGCGCCGCGAGGCGTTGCTGCAACGGGAACGCGATCGGACGGAGCGGTTGGAGCGACAGCGGGCCGCTCGCTCCGCTCCCCGGCCGGCGTTCGCTTTCGGCTCGTCCACACCTCGGCTATTGGAGCCGGTAGACTCGGCTGGTTTCTTCTGGGCCGCGCGCAG GGCGGCATCAACAACAAATGTGATGTTTGCGTCTGCGCCGCTCACGAGACGCGCTTCCGCGTTGCAGCTGGATACCTCAGACACTGATAATAAAG ACGAACCCGAGCGCACAGCCCCGGTGGTGTGGTCGTCCGTGGCCCGGCGGCGCACGGACCTGGTGCCCACAGTGCCGGCCCCGCGCGCGCCAGGTAGGGCCTACTCCATGACGCGGCTGGACCGCCTGCCCGCCGCGCGCCCGCTGCACTCCGCCTCGCCGTCCATGCATCACCTCAACAGGGCCC AGCCGCGGTCGGGCGACACGACGCCGGGCTCGCGGCCAGGCAGCGCGCTATCGGGCGCCGTGCCGCGACGCAACGTCGCCGCTCCGCGCAAGCCGAGACCCGCCTCCATTGCTGGTACCGGCGTTAATACGCCTAGAG CTGATGGTATGTGCTTAGGAGGTGGTGACACGTTGGCGCAGAGCGCGGCGACGACGCCCAGCGTGTCGCGTGACGGCACGTCACTGGCGGGCGGCGACACCGTGCCGCGCCGCGCCCACaccacgccgcgccgcccgcgccccgcgtCCCTGCATGCCAGTGCTAAGCCCG CAGTGCCGCCAGTCGCGCCGGGCGAGGGCAAGCCGCCTGTACACAGAAAGCCAAAGCCATCCAAAGATCACGATAAG GCGGGTCGCGGCAAGTCGGTGTCGGCGTCGCCGGGCCGCACGCTGTCGCCGTCGCCCAACGTCTCCAAAGAGCCCAGCGTCGACAAGGACGTTGCGAAG CCGGCGGGTGTGGCAGGCGAGGTGGACGCGGCGGAGGTGACGCACAAGCTGCAGGCGCTGCAGGTGCACGACACGCACACTAGCGAGAAG GAAAACGAAATCAAAGAAACAACAACCGTAGTAGAAGTTAAGCAGGAAACGAAAATCGAGCAACAAGTTACAGAAGATACGAAACCCGAGGCTCTAGCGAGCGACAGGCCCGAACACAAAGACAAGAGGGACGACAAGGACGAGAAGAAGGAACCCTCCGTCGAAAAGACTGAAGATAATGAGATGACTG CGTCGATGTCTCGTCGCATCACGACGGAGGAGCAGGCGAAGGCGGCGCTGGCCGAGCGACGCCGCCGCGCGCGCGAGGAGCTCGAGCGACAGGCTGAGCTCGAGAGGCAGCG ACTACAGCGTGAAGCCGAGGAGGAGGCGGAGCGGCAACGACAGGAGGAGGAGCGGCAGCGGCGCGAGGAGGAGGAGGCGCGGGAGCTGGCGCGGCTGCAGAGACAGATGGACGAGGAGAAGCTCAGGAAGGCTATCGAG GCTCAACAACAACTCGAACGCGAAGAAGCGGAACGCAAAGCCCGCGAAGAAGCAGAGAAGCAAGCGCGACTCAAAGAAGAAGAGGAGAAGAGGAAGGCCGCTGAAGAGGCGGAGAAGTTGCGCCGCGAGGAGGCCGAGCGGGAGGAGAAGGAGAGGCTCGCCAGGAAGCAGAGAGTCGAGGCTATCATGGCCAGGACTAGGCTTAGGAAG cAAGCAGAAGAAGACAAGAACAAGCAAGCCGCCGCGCCTGCACCTACAGAAACATCCGAACCTGCTGCACCCACAGCCGCCACAGAACCCGCGCCTGCAGCACCCGCGCCCGTAGCACCTGCACCTGCAGAACCGGCCCCTGTAGCACCTGCGCCTGTAGAGGCCGCAGTACCCGCGCCCGTGGCACCTGCGTCAGTAGAAGCCCCCGCGGCCGCGGCACCTGTGCCTGATAATGGCAATGTGAATTCAACGGCTGATTTGCTCGGATTAGACTTCTCGCAG CCGCAACAGCCAGCACCCGTGGAAGTCACGAACTCGACGGAGAGTGCACACAGCACCAACAACGGCAACGTCACTGCCGACCTACTGGGGCTGTCCGAACAACGACCC ACTGAGGACAAACCCGCAGAGCAGACGACGAACAAACTCCCAAACAACGACAACGCCATCACCAACACGCCAAGCGAGGCCAACAACGGCAACATCACCAACATTGGCCACATATCCGCCAACTTCATACAAACCGAACGTTTGTCCAACGAGAACCAAAAGTTGGCCGATGTACCGAAGCTTCTAGAAGATGATTTCACCACGCACAACGGTCACGGCGCCGCCCACAGCCACCCGCTGACGCTGCAGAATGCGATCTAA
- the LOC110374034 gene encoding MAP7 domain-containing protein 2 isoform X1: MVDDVKDITETAESKASQEALDRARLARERREAEQRKRLDELRAHAAAAQAQREKRDEDRRRRQAEQRAKDDERRIQVNHTAVEERKRAIWEASISRREALLQRERDRTERLERQRAARSAPRPAFAFGSSTPRLLEPVDSAGFFWAARSTNPIDQMNFFESLAASTTNVMFASAPLTRRASALQLDTSDTDNKAGAVMFMSFYEPERTAPVVWSSVARRRTDLVPTVPAPRAPGRAYSMTRLDRLPAARPLHSASPSMHHLNRAQPRSGDTTPGSRPGSALSGAVPRRNVAAPRKPRPASIAGTGVNTPRADGMCLGGGDTLAQSAATTPSVSRDGTSLAGGDTVPRRAHTTPRRPRPASLHASAKPAVPPVAPGEGKPPVHRKPKPSKDHDKAGRGKSVSASPGRTLSPSPNVSKEPSVDKDVAKPAGVAGEVDAAEVTHKLQALQVHDTHTSEKENEIKETTTVVEVKQETKIEQQVTEDTKPEALASDRPEHKDKRDDKDEKKEPSVEKTEDNEMTASMSRRITTEEQAKAALAERRRRAREELERQAELERQRLQREAEEEAERQRQEEERQRREEEEARELARLQRQMDEEKLRKAIEAQQQLEREEAERKAREEAEKQARLKEEEEKRKAAEEAEKLRREEAEREEKERLARKQRVEAIMARTRLRKQAEEDKNKQAAAPAPTETSEPAAPTAATEPAPAAPAPVAPAPAEPAPVAPAPVEAAVPAPVAPASVEAPAAAAPVPDNGNVNSTADLLGLDFSQPQQPAPVEVTNSTESAHSTNNGNVTADLLGLSEQRPTEDKPAEQTTNKLPNNDNAITNTPSEANNGNITNIGHISANFIQTERLSNENQKLADVPKLLEDDFTTHNGHGAAHSHPLTLQNAI; encoded by the exons GTTGAAGAACGCAAGCGCGCGATATGGGAGGCATCAATATCGCGCCGCGAGGCGTTGCTGCAACGGGAACGCGATCGGACGGAGCGGTTGGAGCGACAGCGGGCCGCTCGCTCCGCTCCCCGGCCGGCGTTCGCTTTCGGCTCGTCCACACCTCGGCTATTGGAGCCGGTAGACTCGGCTGGTTTCTTCTGGGCCGCGCGCAG TACCAACCCCATAGATCAGATGAACTTTTTTGAATCACT GGCGGCATCAACAACAAATGTGATGTTTGCGTCTGCGCCGCTCACGAGACGCGCTTCCGCGTTGCAGCTGGATACCTCAGACACTGATAATAAAG CCGGAGCTGTGATGTTCATGAGTTTCT ACGAACCCGAGCGCACAGCCCCGGTGGTGTGGTCGTCCGTGGCCCGGCGGCGCACGGACCTGGTGCCCACAGTGCCGGCCCCGCGCGCGCCAGGTAGGGCCTACTCCATGACGCGGCTGGACCGCCTGCCCGCCGCGCGCCCGCTGCACTCCGCCTCGCCGTCCATGCATCACCTCAACAGGGCCC AGCCGCGGTCGGGCGACACGACGCCGGGCTCGCGGCCAGGCAGCGCGCTATCGGGCGCCGTGCCGCGACGCAACGTCGCCGCTCCGCGCAAGCCGAGACCCGCCTCCATTGCTGGTACCGGCGTTAATACGCCTAGAG CTGATGGTATGTGCTTAGGAGGTGGTGACACGTTGGCGCAGAGCGCGGCGACGACGCCCAGCGTGTCGCGTGACGGCACGTCACTGGCGGGCGGCGACACCGTGCCGCGCCGCGCCCACaccacgccgcgccgcccgcgccccgcgtCCCTGCATGCCAGTGCTAAGCCCG CAGTGCCGCCAGTCGCGCCGGGCGAGGGCAAGCCGCCTGTACACAGAAAGCCAAAGCCATCCAAAGATCACGATAAG GCGGGTCGCGGCAAGTCGGTGTCGGCGTCGCCGGGCCGCACGCTGTCGCCGTCGCCCAACGTCTCCAAAGAGCCCAGCGTCGACAAGGACGTTGCGAAG CCGGCGGGTGTGGCAGGCGAGGTGGACGCGGCGGAGGTGACGCACAAGCTGCAGGCGCTGCAGGTGCACGACACGCACACTAGCGAGAAG GAAAACGAAATCAAAGAAACAACAACCGTAGTAGAAGTTAAGCAGGAAACGAAAATCGAGCAACAAGTTACAGAAGATACGAAACCCGAGGCTCTAGCGAGCGACAGGCCCGAACACAAAGACAAGAGGGACGACAAGGACGAGAAGAAGGAACCCTCCGTCGAAAAGACTGAAGATAATGAGATGACTG CGTCGATGTCTCGTCGCATCACGACGGAGGAGCAGGCGAAGGCGGCGCTGGCCGAGCGACGCCGCCGCGCGCGCGAGGAGCTCGAGCGACAGGCTGAGCTCGAGAGGCAGCG ACTACAGCGTGAAGCCGAGGAGGAGGCGGAGCGGCAACGACAGGAGGAGGAGCGGCAGCGGCGCGAGGAGGAGGAGGCGCGGGAGCTGGCGCGGCTGCAGAGACAGATGGACGAGGAGAAGCTCAGGAAGGCTATCGAG GCTCAACAACAACTCGAACGCGAAGAAGCGGAACGCAAAGCCCGCGAAGAAGCAGAGAAGCAAGCGCGACTCAAAGAAGAAGAGGAGAAGAGGAAGGCCGCTGAAGAGGCGGAGAAGTTGCGCCGCGAGGAGGCCGAGCGGGAGGAGAAGGAGAGGCTCGCCAGGAAGCAGAGAGTCGAGGCTATCATGGCCAGGACTAGGCTTAGGAAG cAAGCAGAAGAAGACAAGAACAAGCAAGCCGCCGCGCCTGCACCTACAGAAACATCCGAACCTGCTGCACCCACAGCCGCCACAGAACCCGCGCCTGCAGCACCCGCGCCCGTAGCACCTGCACCTGCAGAACCGGCCCCTGTAGCACCTGCGCCTGTAGAGGCCGCAGTACCCGCGCCCGTGGCACCTGCGTCAGTAGAAGCCCCCGCGGCCGCGGCACCTGTGCCTGATAATGGCAATGTGAATTCAACGGCTGATTTGCTCGGATTAGACTTCTCGCAG CCGCAACAGCCAGCACCCGTGGAAGTCACGAACTCGACGGAGAGTGCACACAGCACCAACAACGGCAACGTCACTGCCGACCTACTGGGGCTGTCCGAACAACGACCC ACTGAGGACAAACCCGCAGAGCAGACGACGAACAAACTCCCAAACAACGACAACGCCATCACCAACACGCCAAGCGAGGCCAACAACGGCAACATCACCAACATTGGCCACATATCCGCCAACTTCATACAAACCGAACGTTTGTCCAACGAGAACCAAAAGTTGGCCGATGTACCGAAGCTTCTAGAAGATGATTTCACCACGCACAACGGTCACGGCGCCGCCCACAGCCACCCGCTGACGCTGCAGAATGCGATCTAA